A stretch of Ipomoea triloba cultivar NCNSP0323 chromosome 13, ASM357664v1 DNA encodes these proteins:
- the LOC116000902 gene encoding uncharacterized protein LOC116000902: protein MACVALASLMATIDLEFRKRNHRVSLHDEKPLNSLFEKLSSLQAFLQKEYNGGAPVHHLEIKIRDFALKAEDDIEIQLRSFLLAQDGECQAKARGKLHQILRKAAEDAEELSKIINNSRSSEPEAAMASETC from the coding sequence ATGGCTTGTGTTGCGTTGGCTTCTCTAATGGCAACAATCGACCTTGAGTTCCGAAAACGAAACCACAGAGTGTCTCTTCATGATGAAAAGCCATTGAATTCTCTGTTTGAGAAGCTTTCTTCTTTGCAAGCCTTTCTGCAGAAGGAATACAACGGTGGTGCTCCAGTCCATCATCTGGAAATCAAAATCAGAGACTTTGCGCTCAAAGCTGAAGATGACATTGAGATACAACTAAGAAGCTTTCTTCTAGCCCAAGACGGAGAGTGTCAAGCCAAAGCTCGTGGGAAACTCCATCAAATCTTGCGAAAAGCTGCAGAAGATGCAGAAGAGCTGTCCAAGATTATCAACAACAGCAGAAGCAGTGAACCCGAAGCGGCCATGGCCAGTGAAACTTGTTGA